In Pseudomonas fluorescens NCIMB 11764, a single window of DNA contains:
- a CDS encoding sensor histidine kinase, protein MSDSGRADALLADLPRDGRGRLKVFLGAAPGVGKTYAMLQAAHTQLRQGVKLIAGVVETHGRAETEALLGGLPQQPLVRSEYRGVTLEEMDLDGLLAAKPKLVLVDELAHTNAPGSRHAKRWQDIQELLAAGIDVYTTVNVQHLESLNDQVRGITGVQVRETLPDWVLQEAYELLLIDLPPRELLERLRDGKVYVPEQARAAIDAYFSQTNLTALRELAMQTAAAQVDNDLAQGYRQLGQAAPTVRGRLLVGVDGDAQAERLVRHASRVAQRRHLPWSLVHVDNGSVRDEQSRLRLQSAQQLAERLGGEVVLLRAGEVAKTLIQHATERRASLVLVGQSRQRLRRRLFGGGLAARLLRHARGLEINVIDSDHEQDPPRQRPVQSLVWFDYALALVATVLATALAWAVASVLPLPNISLVFLAAVLLVAVRSSLGPALACAALSFLTYDFLFIPPNFSFSIQREEDVLTLLFFLLMAALTGNLAARQRRQLQALRDTQEETTELLDLSRKLTAATDRQAVVNAAAQHLEGWSDLQLCLLNRDGQSGWKVETGGPLEFSEAERAAADWAWQHDQPAGAGTGTLPFGRWWWWPLSVEDGPLALLGVCAKEGQTLSGQRRRLLTALSQPLAQALARAQLAEDLEAARLHGETEQLRSALLASVSHDLRTPLTSMRGSIDSLLALGEAIPLEDRRELLEGTRDEAERLDRYIQNLLDMTRLGHGALKLARDWVSPADIVGSALNRLRAVLAPLQVSTQVPAELPLLYVHAALIEQALVNVLENAARFSPPHGRLQLLAGADDSELFFSVSDEGPGIPEEERAKIFDMFYTAARGDRGGQGTGLGLAICQGMVGAHGGRISVGDGIEGRGTCITLHLPLQEQPDVDSEG, encoded by the coding sequence ATGAGTGACTCTGGCCGCGCCGACGCGCTGTTAGCAGACCTGCCCCGTGACGGTCGTGGCCGGCTCAAGGTTTTCCTCGGTGCCGCGCCTGGTGTCGGCAAGACCTACGCCATGCTGCAAGCCGCCCATACCCAACTTCGCCAAGGCGTGAAGCTTATTGCCGGCGTCGTCGAAACCCATGGCCGCGCCGAGACCGAGGCGCTGCTGGGCGGCTTGCCGCAGCAACCCTTGGTGCGCTCGGAATACCGGGGCGTGACCCTCGAAGAAATGGACCTCGACGGCTTGCTTGCCGCCAAGCCGAAACTGGTGCTGGTGGACGAGCTGGCCCACACCAATGCACCGGGCAGTCGTCACGCCAAACGCTGGCAAGATATTCAGGAACTGCTCGCCGCCGGCATTGACGTGTACACCACGGTCAACGTTCAGCACCTGGAGAGCCTCAATGATCAGGTGCGCGGGATCACCGGCGTGCAAGTCCGCGAAACCCTGCCGGACTGGGTGCTGCAAGAAGCCTACGAATTGCTGTTGATCGACTTGCCGCCACGGGAGCTGCTTGAGCGTCTGCGTGACGGCAAGGTCTATGTGCCGGAGCAGGCGCGGGCGGCCATCGATGCGTACTTTTCCCAGACCAACCTCACTGCCCTGCGTGAGCTGGCGATGCAAACCGCTGCGGCTCAGGTCGATAACGACCTGGCCCAGGGGTATCGTCAGCTTGGCCAGGCAGCACCGACGGTGCGCGGTCGTTTGCTGGTCGGTGTCGATGGCGATGCCCAGGCCGAGCGTCTGGTGCGTCACGCCAGCCGTGTCGCCCAGCGTCGGCATCTGCCGTGGAGCCTGGTGCATGTGGACAACGGCAGCGTGCGTGATGAGCAATCACGCCTGCGTCTGCAAAGTGCCCAGCAACTGGCCGAACGCCTCGGCGGTGAAGTGGTGTTGCTGCGGGCCGGTGAGGTGGCGAAAACCCTGATTCAGCACGCCACTGAACGACGTGCCAGCCTGGTCCTGGTCGGCCAGTCCCGGCAGCGATTGCGCCGTAGGCTGTTCGGTGGCGGCCTGGCGGCGCGTTTATTGCGCCATGCACGGGGGCTCGAAATCAACGTCATCGACAGCGATCACGAACAGGATCCGCCACGACAACGCCCGGTACAGTCGCTGGTGTGGTTCGACTATGCGCTGGCGCTGGTCGCGACCGTGCTCGCCACTGCCCTGGCCTGGGCAGTGGCGAGTGTCTTGCCGCTGCCCAATATTTCGCTGGTGTTCCTTGCCGCCGTGTTGCTGGTGGCGGTGCGCAGCAGCCTCGGCCCGGCGCTGGCCTGTGCTGCACTGTCCTTCCTGACGTACGACTTCCTGTTCATTCCACCGAATTTTTCCTTCAGCATCCAGCGTGAAGAAGACGTGCTGACCTTGCTGTTCTTCCTGTTGATGGCAGCGCTCACCGGCAACCTCGCGGCGCGCCAGCGGCGGCAATTGCAGGCCTTGCGCGACACCCAGGAGGAAACCACCGAACTGCTCGACCTGTCACGCAAACTGACGGCGGCCACTGACCGTCAGGCCGTGGTCAATGCCGCTGCCCAGCACCTCGAGGGCTGGAGCGATCTGCAATTGTGCCTGCTCAATCGCGATGGCCAGAGCGGCTGGAAAGTCGAAACCGGCGGCCCGCTGGAGTTTTCCGAAGCCGAGCGCGCGGCCGCCGACTGGGCCTGGCAACACGATCAACCGGCGGGCGCGGGCACCGGCACGTTGCCGTTCGGGCGTTGGTGGTGGTGGCCGCTGTCGGTGGAAGACGGGCCGCTGGCATTGCTCGGCGTCTGTGCCAAAGAAGGGCAGACCTTGAGCGGTCAGCGTCGACGGTTATTGACCGCGTTGAGTCAGCCGCTGGCCCAGGCCCTGGCTCGCGCGCAATTGGCCGAAGACCTGGAAGCGGCGCGGCTGCACGGCGAAACCGAGCAACTGCGCAGTGCCTTGCTGGCGTCGGTGTCCCACGATCTGCGCACGCCGTTGACGTCCATGCGCGGCAGCATCGACAGCCTGTTGGCGCTCGGCGAGGCGATCCCGCTGGAGGATCGTCGCGAACTGCTCGAAGGCACCCGGGATGAAGCCGAGCGCCTCGATCGCTACATTCAAAACCTGCTGGACATGACCCGCCTGGGCCACGGCGCATTGAAGCTGGCACGGGATTGGGTGTCGCCGGCCGACATTGTCGGCAGCGCCCTCAATCGCCTGCGTGCGGTGCTGGCACCGCTGCAGGTCAGCACCCAAGTGCCGGCCGAATTGCCGCTGCTGTACGTGCATGCCGCGCTGATCGAGCAGGCACTGGTCAACGTACTGGAAAACGCCGCGCGTTTTTCGCCACCTCACGGCCGTCTGCAATTACTCGCCGGCGCCGATGACAGCGAGCTGTTCTTCTCGGTCAGCGATGAAGGCCCGGGCATTCCGGAGGAGGAGCGGGCGAAGATTTTCGACATGTTCTACACCGCCGCGCGTGGAGATCGAGGCGGGCAGGGCACGGGGCTTGGACTGGCGATCTGTCAGGGCATGGTGGGCGCCCATGGCGGGCGAATCAGCGTCGGCGACGGTATCGAAGGGCGTGGCACGTGCATCACTCTTCACTTGCCTTTGCAGGAACAACCCGACGTTGACAGTGAGGGCTGA
- the kdpB gene encoding potassium-transporting ATPase subunit KdpB yields MNMPATKPAAVKAPEQPKTAISALWRPALVQAFVKLDPRQLQRAPVMLVVELTAVLTTVLCFIPDSAVPTFVAAQIALWLWFTVLFANFAEALAEGRGKARADSLKAGSEGLSARRKTSNGAFQVVPATSLRKGDVVRVEAGEMIPGDGEVIEGIAAVNEAAITGESAPVIRESGGDRSAVTGNTRLVSDWLLVRITANPGESTLDRMIALVEGAKRQKTPNEVALDILLIGLTLIFLLVVVTLQPFAHFANGSLPLVFLVALLVTLIPTTIGGLLSAIGIAGMDRLVRLNVIAKSGRAVEAAGDVHVLLLDKTGTITFGNRRCTAVYAAPGVNARELAEGALFASLADDTAEGKSIVEYLRGLHPQPEPSTELLTAVPFSAETRLSGVDYQGRVYRKGAVDSLLAFVGLKRADLAPALSREIDKIAQSGGTPLLVCVDGKLLGAIHLKDVVKPGIRERFAELRKLGIRTVMVTGDNPLTAAAIAAEAGVDDVLAEATPEKKLARIRHEQNDGRLVAMCGDGANDAPALAQADVGMAMNDGTQAAREAANMVDLDSDPTKLLDVVQIGKELLVTRGALTTFSIANDVAKYFAILPALFASIYPQLGVLNVMHLSSPQSAILSAIVFNALIIVVLIPLALRGVRVQAASAAALLRRNLLIYGLGGILVPFVGIKAIDMLLTALHLV; encoded by the coding sequence ATGAATATGCCCGCAACCAAACCCGCTGCCGTGAAGGCGCCGGAACAACCGAAAACCGCGATCTCGGCCCTCTGGCGCCCGGCGCTGGTGCAAGCCTTTGTCAAGCTCGACCCACGGCAATTGCAGCGTGCGCCGGTGATGCTGGTGGTCGAACTGACCGCCGTGCTGACCACCGTTTTGTGCTTTATTCCCGACAGCGCCGTGCCCACTTTCGTCGCCGCGCAAATCGCGCTGTGGCTGTGGTTCACCGTGCTCTTCGCCAACTTTGCCGAAGCCCTGGCCGAAGGTCGCGGCAAGGCCCGCGCCGACAGCCTCAAGGCTGGCAGCGAAGGCTTGAGCGCACGCCGCAAAACCAGCAACGGCGCCTTTCAGGTAGTGCCGGCCACCAGCCTGCGCAAGGGTGATGTGGTGCGCGTCGAAGCCGGGGAAATGATCCCCGGTGACGGCGAAGTCATCGAAGGCATCGCGGCGGTCAACGAAGCGGCGATCACTGGTGAATCCGCGCCGGTGATCCGTGAATCCGGCGGCGACCGTTCCGCCGTCACCGGCAACACTCGCCTGGTGTCTGACTGGCTGCTGGTGCGCATCACCGCCAACCCTGGCGAGTCGACACTGGACCGCATGATCGCGCTGGTCGAAGGCGCCAAACGCCAGAAAACCCCGAACGAAGTGGCGCTCGACATCCTGTTGATCGGCCTGACCCTGATCTTCCTGCTCGTGGTCGTCACCCTGCAACCGTTCGCCCACTTCGCCAACGGCAGCCTGCCGCTGGTGTTCCTGGTGGCGTTATTGGTCACGCTGATTCCGACCACCATCGGCGGTTTGCTCTCGGCCATCGGTATCGCCGGTATGGACCGTCTGGTGCGCCTGAACGTGATCGCCAAATCCGGCCGCGCCGTGGAAGCGGCGGGGGACGTGCATGTCCTGCTGCTGGACAAGACCGGCACCATCACCTTCGGTAACCGTCGTTGCACCGCGGTGTATGCCGCGCCAGGTGTGAACGCCAGGGAACTGGCCGAGGGCGCGCTGTTCGCCTCGCTGGCCGATGACACGGCGGAAGGTAAATCCATCGTCGAGTACTTGCGGGGCCTGCATCCGCAGCCTGAGCCGAGCACCGAGCTGTTGACCGCCGTACCGTTCAGTGCTGAAACGCGCCTGTCCGGCGTTGACTATCAGGGCCGCGTGTATCGCAAAGGCGCAGTGGATTCGTTGCTGGCGTTCGTCGGCCTGAAACGCGCTGATCTCGCCCCGGCCCTGTCCCGTGAAATCGACAAGATTGCCCAGAGCGGCGGTACGCCGTTGCTGGTCTGCGTCGACGGTAAGTTGCTCGGTGCGATTCACCTCAAGGACGTGGTCAAGCCCGGCATCCGCGAACGTTTTGCCGAGCTGCGCAAATTGGGGATTCGCACCGTCATGGTGACCGGCGACAACCCGCTGACCGCAGCAGCCATTGCGGCTGAAGCGGGCGTCGACGACGTACTGGCCGAAGCCACGCCGGAGAAAAAACTGGCGCGTATTCGTCACGAGCAGAACGACGGGCGCCTGGTCGCGATGTGCGGCGACGGTGCCAACGACGCCCCGGCCCTGGCCCAGGCAGACGTCGGCATGGCGATGAACGATGGTACGCAAGCCGCACGCGAGGCGGCGAACATGGTTGACCTCGACAGCGATCCGACCAAGTTGCTGGATGTGGTGCAGATCGGCAAGGAATTGTTGGTGACCCGTGGTGCGCTGACGACCTTTTCCATCGCCAACGACGTGGCCAAATACTTTGCGATCCTGCCGGCGCTGTTCGCCTCGATCTACCCGCAATTGGGCGTGCTGAACGTCATGCATCTGAGCAGTCCGCAGAGCGCGATTCTGTCGGCCATTGTGTTCAACGCCTTGATCATCGTGGTGTTGATTCCACTGGCGCTGCGCGGTGTGCGGGTGCAGGCGGCGAGTGCGGCGGCGTTGCTGCGTCGCAATCTGCTGATCTATGGACTGGGCGGGATTCTGGTGCCGTTCGTGGGCATCAAGGCGATCGACATGCTGTTGACGGCGTTGCATCTGGTTTGA
- a CDS encoding PLDc N-terminal domain-containing protein gives MGSTFNGLVGLIILALDIWAIINVLKSGADTGMKIVWVLLILLLPVLGLIIWAIAGPRGNVRI, from the coding sequence ATGGGTTCCACGTTCAACGGCCTGGTTGGCCTGATCATTCTTGCCCTGGACATCTGGGCAATCATCAACGTGCTGAAAAGTGGCGCCGACACCGGGATGAAAATCGTCTGGGTCCTGCTGATCCTGCTGTTGCCGGTCCTGGGCCTGATCATCTGGGCCATCGCCGGGCCGCGGGGCAACGTGCGAATCTGA
- a CDS encoding patatin-like phospholipase family protein encodes MKKRVALVLGSGGARGYAHIGVIEEIERRGYDIACIAGCSMGAVVGGIYAAGKLDEYRNWIESLDYLDVLRLVDVSFRLGAIRGEKVFGQIRKIVGEINIEDLRIPYTAVATDLTNQQEIWFQEGCLHQAMRASAAIPSLFTPVMQGNRMLVDGGILNPLPIVPVVSSHCDLIIAVNLNSTNQRHYQLPVIQRPAAFKTRFDSLMSSVGSKLPFRRKQAEKLLLLEKEALIAEAAEINPWIESAEPEAQQPAAAPERDGAPKSATGSFIIDNVGPASLLDLINQSFEVMQTSLAQYKIAGYPPDILINVPKRVCRFFEFYKAPELIALGREIARDTLDRYESERDS; translated from the coding sequence ATGAAAAAGCGTGTCGCATTGGTGCTGGGTTCCGGTGGAGCCCGGGGCTATGCCCATATCGGTGTCATTGAAGAGATCGAGCGGCGTGGATACGACATCGCCTGCATCGCCGGTTGTTCGATGGGCGCCGTGGTTGGCGGGATTTATGCCGCCGGCAAACTGGATGAATACCGCAACTGGATCGAGAGCCTGGATTACCTCGACGTGCTGCGCCTGGTGGATGTCAGTTTTCGACTGGGTGCGATTCGCGGGGAGAAGGTCTTCGGGCAGATCCGCAAGATCGTTGGCGAGATCAATATCGAAGACTTGCGCATCCCCTACACGGCGGTGGCCACCGACCTGACCAACCAGCAGGAAATCTGGTTCCAGGAAGGTTGCCTGCACCAGGCGATGCGCGCCTCGGCGGCCATTCCGAGCCTGTTCACGCCGGTAATGCAGGGCAATCGCATGCTGGTGGACGGCGGTATCCTCAACCCGTTGCCGATCGTGCCGGTGGTGTCGAGCCATTGCGACCTGATCATCGCGGTCAACCTCAACTCCACCAACCAGCGCCACTATCAACTGCCGGTGATCCAGCGCCCGGCCGCGTTCAAGACCCGGTTCGACAGCCTGATGAGCTCGGTCGGCTCGAAGTTGCCATTCCGTCGCAAACAAGCGGAAAAGTTGCTGCTGCTGGAAAAGGAGGCATTGATCGCAGAAGCGGCCGAGATCAACCCCTGGATCGAATCCGCCGAACCCGAAGCCCAGCAACCGGCGGCCGCTCCGGAACGCGATGGCGCGCCGAAGTCAGCCACCGGCTCGTTCATCATCGACAACGTGGGGCCGGCGTCCTTGCTGGATTTGATCAACCAGAGTTTCGAAGTGATGCAGACGTCGTTGGCGCAGTACAAGATTGCCGGTTATCCACCGGATATCCTGATCAACGTGCCGAAGCGGGTGTGCCGGTTTTTCGAGTTCTACAAGGCGCCGGAATTGATCGCGCTGGGGCGCGAGATTGCGCGGGATACGTTGGATAGATACGAGAGTGAGCGGGATTCCTGA
- a CDS encoding methyl-accepting chemotaxis protein, with translation MGAWLSNISLKYKFWAVNAVAFVTTLLLVLYAVQLEQQARSQAAQASAQAQARLLNAWPAGQALPKADNLLTFSRGQAPLLNEQPVLELADANGWVKINSMPLFGDNPLMGAEVFTRADGQQVAVIAHGASLTQVFGERFANYAVAVFILMLAMLGASQLLIRFLLSQLNTLKDVMLHVEKTGDLSARVPLACTDEVGQMAGAFNAMQAGYQRVVTTVASTARQLDVGAARLASSMNEVRHGMLGQQSETDQAATAINEMTATVYHIAQHAGATRDLSQTADTLAGSGQEVVSRVQKSIAGLSTGVQQTAEMIQRLAEDSQKINGVVNVIHSIAEQTNLLALNAAIEAARAGEMGRGFAVVADEVRNLAKRVQASTDEITLMVSALQAGTRDAVDFMQESSFKADDCVQQAQEAGAALVEITSAVAQMRESNTQIAVAAEQQSQVAEEMNRAVVSIRDVTENTVQQTVDSATTSHELAALAGELSKAIGLLKL, from the coding sequence ATGGGTGCCTGGCTTAGCAACATCTCGCTGAAATATAAATTCTGGGCGGTCAACGCTGTCGCCTTCGTCACCACCCTGTTGTTGGTGCTGTACGCCGTACAACTCGAACAGCAGGCCCGCAGTCAGGCTGCTCAAGCGTCTGCTCAAGCGCAGGCGCGATTGCTCAACGCCTGGCCTGCCGGGCAGGCGCTGCCCAAGGCCGATAACCTGCTGACGTTCAGCCGCGGGCAGGCGCCGTTGCTGAACGAGCAACCCGTGCTGGAATTGGCGGATGCCAACGGCTGGGTCAAGATCAACTCGATGCCGCTGTTTGGCGACAACCCGCTGATGGGCGCGGAAGTGTTCACGCGCGCCGATGGTCAGCAGGTGGCAGTGATCGCTCATGGCGCGAGCCTGACCCAGGTGTTTGGCGAGCGTTTCGCCAATTACGCGGTGGCGGTGTTCATCCTGATGCTGGCGATGCTCGGAGCGTCGCAACTGTTGATCCGTTTTTTGCTCAGCCAGCTCAACACTTTGAAAGACGTGATGCTCCACGTTGAAAAAACCGGCGATCTGTCTGCCCGTGTGCCGCTGGCCTGCACCGACGAGGTCGGGCAGATGGCCGGCGCGTTCAACGCCATGCAGGCCGGTTATCAACGGGTGGTCACCACTGTCGCCAGCACCGCCCGGCAACTGGATGTCGGCGCGGCGCGCCTGGCATCGAGCATGAACGAGGTCCGTCACGGCATGCTCGGTCAGCAAAGCGAAACCGACCAGGCCGCCACGGCGATCAACGAAATGACCGCCACCGTCTATCACATCGCCCAGCACGCCGGCGCCACCCGCGACCTCTCGCAAACCGCCGACACCTTGGCCGGCAGCGGTCAGGAAGTGGTCAGTCGCGTGCAGAAGTCGATTGCCGGGTTGTCCACTGGCGTACAGCAAACGGCCGAGATGATTCAGCGTCTGGCCGAGGACAGTCAGAAGATCAACGGCGTGGTCAATGTGATCCACAGCATCGCCGAGCAAACCAACCTGCTGGCGCTGAACGCGGCGATTGAAGCGGCCCGGGCCGGGGAAATGGGACGTGGCTTTGCGGTGGTCGCCGATGAAGTGCGCAACCTCGCCAAACGTGTACAGGCCTCGACTGACGAAATCACCCTGATGGTCTCGGCGTTGCAGGCCGGAACCCGGGATGCGGTGGATTTCATGCAGGAAAGCTCGTTCAAGGCCGACGACTGCGTGCAACAGGCTCAAGAGGCCGGCGCCGCGTTGGTGGAAATCACCAGCGCCGTGGCGCAGATGCGTGAAAGCAACACGCAGATCGCGGTGGCGGCCGAACAGCAGAGCCAGGTGGCGGAAGAGATGAACCGGGCGGTGGTGAGTATTCGCGATGTGACCGAGAACACGGTGCAGCAGACGGTGGATTCGGCGACGACCAGTCATGAGTTGGCGGCGTTGGCCGGGGAGTTGAGCAAGGCCATAGGGCTGCTCAAGCTGTAA
- a CDS encoding Mpo1-like protein, which translates to MGKRHPNLPAWQWRAYPDNHQHPANLVLHLIAVPLFIVAFLLLVCGVFSLSFANFAIGIIGLLAALGLQRHGHSLEAQASEPFSDRKDAVSRLLVEQFLTFPRFFLSGGWWRAWRERHRRH; encoded by the coding sequence ATGGGCAAACGTCACCCCAACCTTCCCGCCTGGCAATGGCGCGCGTACCCGGACAACCACCAGCACCCGGCCAATCTGGTGTTGCACCTGATTGCCGTGCCGCTGTTCATCGTGGCGTTTCTGCTGCTGGTGTGCGGGGTGTTCAGCCTGAGCTTTGCAAACTTCGCGATTGGCATCATCGGCCTGCTCGCTGCATTGGGCCTGCAACGCCACGGTCACAGCCTGGAGGCGCAGGCCTCCGAGCCGTTCAGTGATCGCAAAGATGCGGTGTCGCGCCTGCTGGTCGAGCAGTTCCTGACCTTTCCGCGCTTTTTCCTCAGCGGCGGTTGGTGGCGCGCCTGGCGTGAGCGCCACCGTCGTCACTGA
- a CDS encoding response regulator, whose amino-acid sequence MSQTATILVIDDEPQIRKFLRISLASQGYKVLEAGTGTEGLAQAALNKPDLLVLDLGLPDMDGQQVLREFREWSTVPVLVLSVRASEGQKVEALDGGANDYVTKPFGIQEFLARVRALLRQAPVGEAQQAALAFGPLTVDLAYRRVLLDGVEVALTRKEYAVLAQLARHPGRVITQQQLLKDIWGPTHTEDSHYLRIVVGHLRQKLADDPTQPRFIVTEAGVGYRLLSEGGL is encoded by the coding sequence ATGAGCCAGACCGCGACCATTTTGGTCATCGACGACGAACCGCAGATCCGTAAATTCCTGCGCATCAGCCTCGCTTCCCAAGGCTATAAAGTGCTGGAGGCCGGCACCGGCACGGAAGGCCTGGCACAGGCCGCATTAAACAAACCGGACCTCCTCGTGCTCGACCTCGGTCTACCGGACATGGACGGCCAGCAAGTGCTGCGCGAGTTTCGTGAATGGTCGACAGTGCCGGTGCTGGTCCTGTCGGTGCGTGCCAGCGAGGGGCAGAAGGTGGAAGCGCTGGATGGCGGTGCGAATGACTACGTGACCAAGCCGTTCGGTATTCAGGAGTTTCTGGCGCGGGTGCGTGCCTTGTTGCGTCAGGCGCCGGTGGGTGAGGCGCAGCAAGCGGCGCTGGCGTTCGGCCCGTTGACCGTGGACCTGGCCTATCGCCGGGTGCTGCTCGACGGCGTCGAAGTGGCGTTGACCCGCAAGGAATACGCGGTGCTGGCGCAACTGGCGCGGCACCCGGGGCGGGTGATCACCCAGCAGCAATTGCTCAAGGACATCTGGGGGCCGACCCATACCGAGGACAGTCATTACTTGCGGATTGTAGTCGGGCATTTGCGGCAGAAGCTGGCGGATGACCCGACGCAGCCGCGGTTTATCGTGACAGAGGCGGGGGTTGGGTATCGGCTTTTGAGTGAAGGTGGTCTTTAG
- a CDS encoding acyl-CoA thioesterase: MRFSDLLDAVRSQPLELSIPAEWAQGRASFGGLVAALQYEAMRARVPVDRPVRSLAITFVGPVEPEVPVSFEVDVLREGKAVSQVLGRAMQKGQVVTLIQGSFGASRPSEVAVAATPAPDMKHWDDCQELPYVKGMTPEFMRHLAMRWSVGGLPFTGNKSREMGGWVRLRGDVKEEAVTEAHILALVDAWPPALLPHLNKVAMGSTLTWTIEFVQPLLELSTLDWCKYLVEIEHAADGYGHAAAKLWSADGQLIAMSRQTVTIFA; encoded by the coding sequence ATGCGCTTTTCCGATCTGCTCGACGCCGTCCGCAGCCAGCCGCTGGAGCTGTCTATTCCGGCCGAATGGGCGCAGGGGCGTGCCAGCTTCGGCGGTCTGGTCGCGGCTTTGCAATACGAAGCCATGCGCGCACGGGTGCCGGTGGATCGTCCCGTGCGCTCGCTGGCGATCACCTTTGTCGGGCCCGTCGAACCCGAAGTGCCGGTCAGTTTTGAAGTCGATGTCCTGCGCGAAGGCAAGGCGGTCAGCCAGGTGCTGGGCCGGGCGATGCAGAAGGGACAAGTGGTGACGTTGATCCAAGGCAGCTTTGGCGCCTCGCGGCCGTCCGAAGTGGCCGTAGCCGCCACGCCGGCTCCCGACATGAAGCACTGGGACGACTGCCAGGAGCTGCCGTATGTCAAAGGCATGACTCCGGAATTCATGCGCCATCTGGCGATGCGCTGGAGTGTTGGCGGCCTGCCGTTCACGGGCAATAAATCCCGCGAGATGGGCGGCTGGGTGCGCTTGCGTGGTGATGTGAAGGAAGAGGCGGTCACTGAGGCGCATATCCTGGCGTTGGTGGACGCCTGGCCGCCGGCGTTGTTGCCGCACCTGAATAAAGTCGCGATGGGCAGCACGCTGACCTGGACCATCGAATTCGTCCAGCCGTTGCTCGAGCTCAGCACCCTGGACTGGTGCAAATACCTCGTAGAAATCGAACATGCCGCTGACGGCTATGGTCATGCGGCCGCGAAGCTGTGGAGCGCGGACGGTCAGCTGATCGCCATGAGTCGCCAGACCGTGACGATTTTTGCCTGA
- a CDS encoding CHAD domain-containing protein — MSALVDRLVAHVLGLEVRLLSCQARLNARTDPEALHDLRTTVRRLRSLLRPLRGLPGVEQLEVAASRVGDLTTPLRDREVLAAYLLEHDQPEAAQRRMAQMAVAYPAVAASTELAQLLMIFDAFPRFLRASQRQGLLKGLRKRIEKRLGKQWKKLDEALHDPAHDRHRLRLLIKRVRYGIEAYPELDRLPKSALPRLKSAQAALGDWHDCWQWLARAEHEADLQPCVAVWKTTMAKAEGRADIVLDKLSAACFKS, encoded by the coding sequence ATGTCTGCCTTGGTTGATCGGTTAGTGGCCCATGTTCTGGGCCTGGAAGTCCGCCTGCTGTCGTGTCAGGCACGTTTGAATGCCCGCACCGATCCGGAAGCGTTGCATGATCTGCGCACTACGGTTCGCCGTTTGCGCAGTCTGCTGCGGCCGTTGCGCGGCTTGCCTGGGGTCGAGCAGCTGGAAGTGGCGGCGTCCCGGGTCGGTGACCTGACCACGCCGTTGCGCGATCGCGAAGTACTGGCGGCGTATTTGCTCGAGCACGATCAACCCGAGGCAGCGCAACGTCGCATGGCGCAGATGGCCGTGGCCTATCCGGCGGTCGCGGCAAGCACCGAGCTGGCGCAGTTGCTGATGATTTTCGACGCCTTCCCGCGTTTTCTGCGGGCATCCCAGCGACAGGGGTTGCTCAAGGGACTGCGCAAACGCATCGAAAAGCGCCTGGGCAAGCAGTGGAAAAAACTCGATGAGGCTTTGCACGACCCTGCCCATGATCGCCATCGACTGCGCTTGTTGATCAAGCGTGTACGGTATGGCATCGAGGCCTACCCTGAACTGGACCGTTTGCCGAAATCGGCCTTGCCGAGGCTCAAGTCGGCTCAGGCGGCCTTGGGGGATTGGCACGATTGCTGGCAATGGCTGGCCCGGGCCGAACACGAAGCGGATCTGCAACCTTGTGTGGCCGTGTGGAAAACCACCATGGCCAAGGCCGAAGGCCGTGCCGACATTGTTCTCGACAAACTCAGCGCCGCCTGTTTCAAATCCTGA
- the kdpC gene encoding potassium-transporting ATPase subunit KdpC, translated as MSTMIRPALSLLVLMTLITGVAYPLVVTGVAQVAFPDQANGSLVHDADGKVRGSSLIAQDFTGDAWFHPRPSAGAFATVSSSASNLSPSNPALATRVIDDANKQRVPGQGPVPLALVTTSGSGLDPHLPPAAIAYQLARVAAARNLPVATLQNLLDAHIEQPLVGPPVVNVLALNMALEKL; from the coding sequence ATGTCCACAATGATACGTCCGGCCCTGAGCCTGCTGGTCTTGATGACCCTGATCACCGGCGTCGCTTACCCCTTGGTGGTCACCGGTGTCGCCCAGGTCGCGTTCCCGGATCAAGCCAACGGCAGCCTCGTACACGACGCCGATGGCAAGGTCCGCGGCTCCTCGCTGATTGCCCAGGATTTCACCGGTGATGCCTGGTTCCATCCACGTCCATCCGCCGGTGCTTTCGCCACGGTATCGAGCAGCGCCAGTAACCTCTCGCCAAGTAACCCGGCCTTGGCCACTCGGGTGATCGACGATGCCAACAAACAGCGAGTGCCAGGGCAGGGGCCGGTGCCGTTGGCGCTGGTGACCACTTCTGGCAGTGGCCTCGATCCACACTTGCCTCCGGCCGCAATTGCCTATCAACTGGCGCGAGTTGCGGCGGCGCGGAACCTGCCGGTGGCGACGCTCCAGAACCTGTTGGATGCGCACATCGAGCAGCCGCTGGTGGGGCCGCCGGTAGTGAATGTGCTGGCATTGAACATGGCGTTGGAAAAACTGTAG